In the genome of Fusobacterium necrogenes, one region contains:
- a CDS encoding metal ABC transporter permease, which produces MLEILNYSFITNALISAFFIGPLLGIIGTLVVSKKMAFYSEAIGHAAMTGIAIGIILGENYLTPYLSTFGYSILFGILIIYTKTKTDIASDTLIGIFLAVSISIGASLLTYTAGTINPHIIENILFGSILTIEKIDIYILITITVLVFIILYPCYNKFLLISINPSIALARKINIKFYEYLFIILLSITTIGAIKIVGSILVEALLLIPTASAKNISNSMRGFIGYSILFSTLSCILGITLPVYLTLSIPSGAAVIFSSTIIFIISIIIKKFN; this is translated from the coding sequence ATGTTGGAAATACTTAATTATTCTTTTATCACAAATGCTCTTATTTCAGCTTTTTTTATAGGACCACTGTTAGGAATTATTGGAACACTTGTTGTAAGCAAAAAAATGGCTTTCTATTCTGAAGCCATAGGGCACGCTGCAATGACAGGAATAGCTATAGGAATAATATTAGGAGAAAATTATTTGACTCCTTACCTCTCCACCTTTGGTTATTCTATCTTATTTGGAATTTTGATTATATATACAAAAACTAAAACTGATATAGCCTCAGATACTCTAATTGGAATTTTTTTAGCAGTCTCTATTTCCATTGGAGCTTCTCTTTTAACTTATACAGCTGGAACAATTAATCCACATATAATTGAAAATATTCTTTTTGGTTCAATACTAACTATTGAGAAAATAGATATATATATTCTAATAACTATAACTGTTTTAGTTTTTATTATTTTATACCCTTGTTACAATAAATTTTTATTAATCAGTATAAACCCTAGTATTGCCTTAGCTAGAAAAATAAATATAAAATTTTATGAGTATCTTTTTATTATTCTGCTAAGTATCACTACAATAGGAGCAATAAAAATAGTTGGTTCTATTTTAGTTGAAGCATTACTTTTAATCCCAACTGCTTCAGCTAAAAATATCTCTAATTCAATGAGAGGCTTTATAGGATACAGTATTTTATTTTCAACTCTCAGCTGCATATTGGGAATAACTCTTCCTGTTTATCTTACTCTTTCTATTCCTTCTGGTGCTGCTGTAATTTTTTCTTCAACAATTATTTTTATAATAAGTATAATTATTAAAAAATTTAATTAA
- a CDS encoding ATP-binding cassette domain-containing protein — translation MEKYELEIKNLNLSIDNNSILENINLKIKKGEIHCLIGPNGGGKSSLIKCILKELNFQGDITFQNNHKNIIGYLPQHINLNNSIPLTVNEFISINSQTSPCFLGFDFKKQRQVDNLLKKFKLYDKRNSIFTTLSGGERQRVLLLQSLLPTPNFLILDEPLTGMDKHGEDFFISLIKELKEQGITILWIEHNLYKVKKFADTVTCINKTNIACNLLDSNFFEKEISNIFCR, via the coding sequence ATGGAAAAATATGAACTAGAAATTAAAAATTTAAACCTTTCTATTGATAATAATTCTATCTTAGAAAATATTAATCTCAAGATTAAGAAAGGGGAAATTCATTGCTTAATTGGACCTAATGGTGGAGGTAAAAGTTCTCTTATAAAATGTATTTTAAAAGAACTTAACTTTCAAGGGGATATTACCTTCCAAAATAATCATAAAAATATCATTGGATATCTCCCTCAACATATCAATCTTAATAATTCTATCCCCTTGACTGTTAATGAATTTATATCTATTAATTCTCAAACGTCCCCCTGCTTTTTAGGTTTTGATTTTAAAAAGCAAAGGCAGGTTGATAATCTTTTAAAAAAATTTAAACTATATGATAAAAGAAATTCAATTTTTACAACTTTATCTGGTGGAGAAAGGCAAAGAGTATTATTATTACAATCTCTTCTCCCTACACCAAATTTTTTAATTTTAGATGAACCTTTAACTGGTATGGATAAGCATGGAGAAGATTTCTTCATTTCGCTTATAAAAGAACTTAAAGAACAAGGAATTACAATACTATGGATAGAACATAATTTATATAAAGTAAAAAAATTTGCTGACACTGTTACTTGTATAAATAAAACAAATATAGCTTGTAATCTTTTAGATAGTAATTTTTTTGAAAAAGAAATCTCAAATATTTTTTGTAGGTGA
- a CDS encoding metal ABC transporter solute-binding protein, Zn/Mn family, whose amino-acid sequence MKKITILLFTILSFFSFAEEKIKIGVTLQPYYSFVANIVKDRAEIITPVRLDIYNSHNYSPTVEDMKKISSLDTIVINGLGHDSFIYKLLKMSGKNIPIIEANKNIKLMHTEGICTHEHNHDVHEEEHHLEHSHNEEVNSHTYISITESIEQIEYIADQLGKLDPKNREFYLKNAKEYTDRLAKLKKDALNEIKDIDISNFKVVTFYAGYDYLFKEFGKKVDIVIEPAHGVEPSIVHLQHIIKKLKAENIKVIFGEKQLKNKYMEILKRETRADIKELYHMTGGSYSAESFEEMISQDLNEIVSALKKEK is encoded by the coding sequence ATGAAAAAAATTACAATTTTACTTTTTACTATACTTTCTTTTTTCTCTTTTGCTGAAGAAAAAATAAAAATTGGAGTTACTCTACAACCTTACTATAGTTTTGTAGCTAATATTGTTAAAGACAGAGCAGAGATTATCACGCCTGTTAGATTAGATATTTATAATTCACATAACTATAGTCCTACAGTTGAAGATATGAAAAAAATATCTTCCCTTGATACTATAGTTATAAATGGACTGGGTCATGATAGTTTTATCTATAAGCTGCTTAAAATGAGTGGAAAAAATATCCCAATTATTGAAGCTAACAAAAATATAAAATTAATGCATACAGAAGGAATATGTACCCACGAACATAATCATGATGTGCATGAAGAAGAACATCATCTTGAACATTCACATAATGAGGAAGTAAATTCCCATACCTATATCTCTATAACTGAGTCTATTGAGCAAATAGAGTATATTGCAGATCAATTAGGAAAATTAGATCCTAAAAACAGAGAATTCTACTTAAAGAATGCAAAGGAATATACTGATCGTTTAGCTAAACTAAAAAAAGATGCTCTTAATGAAATCAAAGATATAGATATCTCTAACTTTAAAGTTGTTACTTTTTATGCAGGTTATGACTATCTTTTTAAAGAATTTGGAAAAAAAGTCGATATAGTTATTGAGCCAGCACATGGAGTAGAGCCTAGCATAGTACATTTACAACATATTATAAAAAAATTAAAAGCTGAAAATATTAAAGTTATTTTTGGTGAAAAACAATTAAAAAATAAATATATGGAAATTTTAAAAAGAGAAACTAGAGCAGACATCAAAGAACTTTATCATATGACTGGTGGTTCCTATTCTGCTGAAAGTTTTGAAGAGATGATTTCTCAAGACTTGAATGAAATTGTCTCTGCTCTAAAAAAAGAAAAATAA
- a CDS encoding ABC transporter substrate-binding protein — protein MKKIIFSFMFILYSLSFSALKVENNQVIDSYNNKIELKEYKKIVVLDPAVIETLYLIGAENHIAAIGTIARSKIYPEEKVKLLPNVGHINNSSVEKILSFSPDLVLINAMSPKLGDTLKPFNIPYIVVEANSFNDILNNIKLYGKLTGNEENADLLYDKSIEKLNNIKSKITAQPLNMKGTVLYSTSPMMAFNSKSLPGQILSLLGIENLADNLVGDKPIISPEFLLQQNPDFLAGAMSISKPEDILNSNIIVKETTAGKNNNLFIVDSTKILRGSPRIFEAVEELYKELENLKNN, from the coding sequence TTGAAAAAAATAATTTTTTCTTTTATGTTTATACTATACTCTCTATCTTTTTCTGCTCTAAAAGTAGAAAATAATCAAGTTATAGATAGTTATAATAATAAGATTGAACTTAAAGAGTATAAAAAAATAGTTGTTTTAGATCCTGCAGTAATAGAAACTCTATATTTAATTGGGGCTGAAAACCATATTGCTGCTATTGGAACTATAGCAAGAAGCAAAATTTATCCTGAAGAAAAGGTAAAATTACTACCAAATGTAGGACATATTAATAATAGTAGTGTTGAAAAAATACTTTCTTTCTCTCCTGACTTAGTTTTAATAAATGCTATGTCTCCAAAACTAGGTGATACATTAAAACCTTTCAACATTCCCTATATAGTTGTTGAGGCTAATAGTTTTAATGATATTTTAAATAATATAAAACTTTATGGTAAGCTTACTGGAAATGAAGAAAATGCTGATTTGCTTTACGATAAATCTATTGAAAAATTAAATAATATAAAATCTAAAATTACTGCTCAGCCACTTAATATGAAAGGAACAGTACTATATTCAACTTCTCCTATGATGGCTTTTAACTCTAAATCTCTTCCTGGACAGATATTATCTCTTCTAGGAATTGAAAATCTAGCAGATAATTTAGTTGGGGACAAACCTATTATATCTCCTGAGTTTTTATTACAACAAAACCCAGACTTTTTAGCTGGAGCAATGAGTATTTCTAAACCTGAAGATATTTTAAATAGTAATATAATAGTTAAGGAAACAACTGCTGGAAAAAACAATAATCTTTTTATTGTAGATTCTACAAAAATTCTTAGAGGTTCTCCAAGAATTTTTGAAGCAGTTGAAGAATTATATAAAGAGTTAGAAAATTTAAAAAATAATTAA
- a CDS encoding ABC transporter ATP-binding protein — MEAIKIENLNFSYGNRKILQGINLELKRNKLTGILGPNGCGKSTLLKNILGYLKSESGNIYIDKILSKNISQKEKAKLLSLVPQKSQLVSAMDVEEFVLMGRLPHLKNSWDGYSKKDVEIAQHHIKELDLEKFLHRKAVSLSGGEFQRVLLARALTQETKIILLDEPTSALDLNHALDLMKKVKDSIIDKELTAVAVLHDLNLAAMFCDEIVMLKDGKVFCQGTPKETLTKENLKAVYDLESQVCYTEEGIPYIIPKLKGGK, encoded by the coding sequence ATGGAAGCTATAAAAATTGAAAACTTAAATTTCTCCTACGGGAACAGAAAAATACTTCAAGGTATTAATTTAGAATTAAAAAGAAATAAATTAACAGGAATTTTAGGTCCAAATGGTTGTGGAAAATCAACTCTTTTAAAAAATATTTTAGGATATTTAAAAAGTGAAAGTGGGAATATTTATATAGATAAGATTCTAAGTAAAAATATATCTCAAAAAGAGAAAGCTAAACTTCTTTCTCTGGTTCCCCAAAAATCTCAACTTGTATCTGCTATGGATGTAGAAGAGTTTGTACTTATGGGAAGACTTCCCCATTTAAAAAATAGTTGGGATGGGTATTCAAAGAAAGATGTTGAAATTGCTCAACATCATATTAAAGAGCTAGACTTAGAAAAATTTTTACATAGAAAAGCTGTTAGTCTTTCTGGTGGAGAGTTTCAAAGAGTTCTTTTAGCAAGAGCTCTCACTCAAGAAACAAAAATTATTTTATTAGATGAGCCTACATCTGCTTTAGACTTAAACCATGCTTTGGATTTAATGAAAAAAGTAAAGGATAGTATCATTGATAAAGAGCTTACTGCAGTAGCGGTACTCCACGATCTGAATCTTGCTGCCATGTTTTGTGATGAAATTGTCATGTTAAAAGATGGAAAGGTATTTTGCCAAGGAACTCCTAAGGAAACTTTAACTAAAGAAAATTTAAAAGCTGTCTACGATTTAGAATCTCAAGTTTGTTATACAGAAGAGGGAATTCCTTATATCATTCCTAAATTAAAAGGAGGAAAATAA
- a CDS encoding FecCD family ABC transporter permease, which produces MKKILPIVLTIGIIITGILAIPMGSVPIPLEYIFSPGKAPDYIKTIIFNLRLPRIIMSLLIGMMLASSGVVVQTVFQNPLADPYIIGIAASATFGAVIAFVLNLPDFMYGVLAFITCLASTLLIFKMAKKGNKVNVATLLIVGIAVSSFLGAFTSFTMYLIGEDSFKITMWMMGYLGNATWKRVIFILIPLILSLVYFYSKRHELDALLSGDEEAHSLGVDVNRLKVRTLTVSALIVAFSVAFSGMIGFVGLIVPHTIRMIVGPSNTKVLPSTILAGGFFLLICDTFGRIVLAPVEIPIGVITAFFGAPFFLYLALKNKRRDF; this is translated from the coding sequence ATGAAGAAAATTTTACCTATCGTGCTTACAATAGGAATTATCATAACAGGGATACTTGCTATACCTATGGGGAGTGTCCCTATTCCTCTGGAGTATATATTTTCTCCAGGAAAAGCACCTGATTATATAAAAACAATAATTTTTAACCTAAGATTACCTAGAATAATTATGTCTCTATTAATTGGAATGATGTTAGCATCTAGTGGAGTAGTGGTACAAACAGTATTTCAAAATCCTCTTGCCGATCCTTATATTATTGGAATTGCAGCAAGTGCTACTTTTGGAGCTGTAATTGCCTTTGTGCTAAATCTTCCAGATTTTATGTATGGTGTCTTAGCTTTTATAACTTGTTTAGCTAGTACTCTTCTTATTTTTAAAATGGCTAAAAAGGGAAACAAAGTAAATGTTGCCACTCTGTTAATAGTTGGAATTGCCGTTTCATCTTTCTTAGGAGCATTTACATCTTTTACTATGTATCTAATTGGAGAAGATTCCTTTAAAATAACAATGTGGATGATGGGGTATCTTGGAAATGCTACTTGGAAAAGAGTTATCTTTATCTTAATTCCACTTATCTTATCACTGGTATATTTCTATTCTAAAAGACATGAATTAGATGCTCTATTATCTGGTGATGAAGAAGCCCACTCATTAGGAGTTGATGTAAATAGATTGAAAGTGAGAACACTTACTGTGTCTGCTCTTATTGTAGCTTTTTCAGTGGCTTTTTCTGGAATGATTGGCTTTGTAGGGCTCATTGTACCACATACTATTAGAATGATTGTAGGTCCATCTAATACTAAGGTGCTACCTAGCACAATTTTAGCTGGTGGATTTTTTCTACTCATATGTGATACCTTTGGAAGAATAGTTCTTGCTCCAGTAGAGATTCCTATTGGTGTAATTACTGCATTTTTTGGAGCTCCATTCTTCCTATACTTAGCATTAAAAAATAAAAGGAGAGATTTCTAA